The Streptomyces achromogenes genome window below encodes:
- a CDS encoding glycoside hydrolase family 5 protein codes for MRVRHSTAGSRWAAGVLATLLSLIGALLVPEPASAAQAARGTSVTGHAASASASALPTRLRGVNRSGTEFMCVQNRGIFDGPADSDSIQAIKNWQANVVRVPLNEDCWLGINGVNSAYSGTDYRNAISDYVSRLRRAGLYVILELHWSSGVHIGFGSSCWTYASQCQKPMPNSDHTPDFWKSVANTFKGDQAVVFDLFNEPFPNLVMFDHNASWKCWRDGGPACIGFLYSVAGMQTLINAVRSTGATNSIMVGGINYSNDLSGWLTYAPSDPAGKLVVSWHSYNFNNCNTQSCWDSQIAPVAARYPLVVGEIGQNDCAHGYIDTLMNWLDSRDLGYLGWTWNTWDCKSGPSLITDYNGTPTAYGQGLKNRLASG; via the coding sequence ATGAGAGTTCGTCACTCCACTGCTGGAAGCCGCTGGGCAGCAGGCGTTCTCGCCACGCTGTTGAGCCTGATCGGAGCGCTGCTCGTGCCCGAGCCGGCGTCCGCGGCACAGGCTGCCCGCGGTACGTCCGTCACCGGGCATGCCGCCTCCGCCTCCGCCTCGGCGTTGCCCACCAGACTGCGTGGAGTCAACCGCTCCGGCACCGAGTTCATGTGCGTGCAGAACCGAGGCATTTTCGACGGCCCCGCTGACAGCGACTCGATCCAGGCGATCAAGAACTGGCAGGCCAACGTCGTCCGCGTGCCGCTCAACGAGGACTGCTGGCTCGGCATCAACGGCGTCAACTCCGCCTACAGCGGCACGGATTACCGTAACGCCATCTCCGATTACGTCTCCCGGCTCCGCCGGGCCGGCCTGTACGTCATCCTCGAACTGCACTGGAGCAGCGGTGTCCACATAGGCTTCGGCTCCAGTTGCTGGACGTATGCCTCGCAGTGCCAGAAACCCATGCCCAACAGCGACCACACCCCGGACTTCTGGAAGTCGGTGGCCAACACCTTCAAGGGCGACCAGGCCGTCGTCTTCGACCTGTTCAACGAACCCTTCCCGAACCTGGTGATGTTCGACCACAACGCCTCGTGGAAGTGCTGGCGCGATGGCGGTCCGGCCTGCATCGGCTTCCTCTACTCCGTGGCCGGCATGCAGACCCTCATCAACGCCGTGCGGTCCACCGGCGCGACCAACTCCATCATGGTTGGCGGCATCAACTACTCCAACGACCTGTCGGGGTGGCTGACGTACGCACCCTCGGACCCGGCAGGAAAGCTCGTGGTGTCCTGGCACTCGTACAACTTCAACAACTGCAACACCCAGAGCTGCTGGGACTCCCAGATCGCGCCCGTTGCCGCCCGCTACCCGCTGGTGGTCGGAGAGATCGGCCAGAACGACTGCGCCCACGGCTACATCGACACCCTCATGAACTGGCTGGACAGCCGGGATCTCGGCTACCTGGGCTGGACCTGGAACACGTGGGACTGCAAGTCCGGCCCGTCGCTCATCACCGACTACAACGGGACCCCGACCGCTTACGGACAGGGACTCAAGAACCGCCTGGCCTCCGGCTGA